One window of the Colletotrichum destructivum chromosome 4, complete sequence genome contains the following:
- a CDS encoding Putative major facilitator, sugar transporter, major facilitator superfamily, whose product MAGGGVKKPINIFKLGDLGEPKGVFNWRLWFAVISFGLLGAARGVDEGLISGAFGSKDFQRFIHYETYSEVEQTNIKANVSAMVQLGSVAGALFAFVICDKIGRIWATRQLCVVWIIGIAIFMANNGSLAAVYAGRFIAGLGVGQTPVVAPVYLAEIAPASIRGLCTCVFTGFVYLGIVLAYFTNYGCQIHLGDNTHNRWLVPTSLHIMFAGIIFILTFFQYESPRFLVKQGKIEQATETMAHLRHLPVDHDYVTREIYNIQHAHHEELEASKGATWYGKVKELFLVPSNLYRLYLSTMVQFLSQWSGAGSITLYAPDLFKILGIEGQNESLLITAVFGVVKLTAAVLCALFLVDVIGRKRALLTGITLQAIAMIYVAAFLTHVPLLGVDESFKLPDHLVGVSKGAIAMIYVSGFGWALGWNSMQYLLTAELFPLRVRALATSWAMTLHFANQYGNSRAVPNMLASTSVGGISPMGTFWSFAAITLIGGAWVWFFVPETSGRALESMDRLFELPWYRIGLYGNQDAEERDIVHNEKQEAAEAVLGEAEHAEKKSAHV is encoded by the exons ATGGCTGGTGGCGGCGTCAAAAAGCCCATCAACATCTTCAAGCTCGGAGACCTGGGTGAACCCAAGGGCGTCTTCAACTGGCGGCTATGGTTCGCCGTCATCTCCTTCGGCCTCTTGGGTGCCGCCCGTGGTGTCGATGAGGGTCTTATCTCGGGTGCCTTTGGCTCCAAGGATTTCCAGAGGTTCATTCACTACGAGACCTACAGCGAGGTCGAGCAGACCAACATCAAGGCCAACGTCTCCGCCATGGTCCAGCTGGGTTCCGTCGCCGGTGCCCTCTT TGCTTTCGTCATCTGTGACAAGATCGGCCGTATCTGGGCCACCCGCCAGCTCTGCGTCGTCTGGATCATCGGTATCGCCATCTTCATGGCCAACAACGGCTCCCTCGCTGCCGTCTACGCCGGCCgcttcatcgccggcctcggcgtcggtcaGACCCCCGTCGTCGCTCCCGTCtacctcgccgagatcgcccCGGCCTCCATCCGCGGTCTCTGCACCTGCGTCTTCACCGGCTTCGTCTACCTCGGCATCGTGCTCGCCTACTTCACCAACTACGGCTGCCAGATCCACCTCGGCGACAACACCCACAACCGCTGGCTCGTGCCGACCTCGCTGCACATCATGttcgccggcatcatcttcatcctgaCCTTCTTCCAGTACGAGTCCCCCCGCTTCCTCGTCAAGCAGGGCAAGATCGAGCAGGCCACCGAGACCATGGCCCACCTCCGCCACCTCCCCGTCGACCACGATTACGTCACCCGCGAGATCTACAACATCCAGCACGCCCACcacgaggagctcgaggccagcAAGGGCGCCACCTGGtacggcaaggtcaaggagctGTTCCTCGTCCCCAGCAACTTGTACCGCCTCTACCTCTCCACCATGGTCCAGTTCCTGTCCCAGTggtccggcgccggctccatCACCCTCTACGCCCCGGACCTGTTCAAgatcctcggcatcgagggcCAGAACGAGTCCCTCCTCATCACCGCCGTCTTCGGTGTCGTCAagctcaccgccgccgtcctctgCGCCCtgttcctcgtcgacgtcatcgGCCGCAAGCGCGCCCTGCTCACCGGCATCACCCTGcaggccatcgccatgatctacgtcgccgccttcctgACCCACGTgcccctcctcggcgtcgacgagtcTTTCAAGCTGCCCGaccacctcgtcggcgtcagcAAGGGCGCCATCGCTATGATCTACGTCTCCGGCTTCGGCTGGGCCCTCGGCTGGAACTCCATGCAGTACCTCCTCACCGCCGAGCTTTTCCCCCTCCGCGTCCGCGCCCTCGCCACCTCGTGGGCCATGACCCTCCACTTCGCCAACCAGTACGGCAACAGCCGTGCCGTCCCCAACATGCTCGCCTCCAcctccgtcggcggcatctccCCCATGGGCACCTTCTGgtccttcgccgccatcaccctcatcggcggcgcctggGTCTGGTTCTTCGTCCCCGAGACCTCCGGCCGCGCCCTCGAGAGCATGGACCGCCTGTTCGAGCTGCCCTGGTACAGGATCGGTCTGTACGGCAACCAGGACGCTGAGGAGAGGGACATCGTCCACAacgagaagcaggaggcCGCAGAGGCCGttctcggcgaggcggagcacgccgagaagaagagcgcCCACGTGTAA
- a CDS encoding Putative SET domain-containing protein, whose product MTMRMSASSKFDILAVLVTMAAFSSTALASSNIVGNQCAWNPSGPLGLLEQCRAAYNPTTASGASNWGHWTQRPVCVGPKANRGPAYCAFVKEDFRGEAGLLVLTSPEIAAGDNSFVEDFDPRWTGDSGRRPRPAASDAPPFEVKEIPGKGLGAVATAAIRAGDIVLREHPALLQLAEPAEALDRTQAIWVLEEGFVRLPRRDQQRIFDLSRSTGGHVLEDIVRTNTFGATFNDVAHFGLFPRVARINHACKPNAITRYSPRTLELEVVAYKDIQPGEEVSISYSMLNMLSDDRKRTLQEWGFNCTCALCGSPAADIAASDARRARLQQILARLTDDTATGPSLSAAAIGELTAEMDGVVEREGLAAQAGEFYGMVARAYARAGEAGAGARYARMAVEGMERFAGYDDERTAAARGLLGELGKVGGA is encoded by the exons atgacgatgaggatgtcTGCCTCTTCCAAGTTTGATATCTTGGCGGTTCTCGTGACGatggccgccttctcctcgacagCACTCGCCAGCAGTAACATTGTAGGCAACCAATGTGCCTGGAACCCCTCCGGGCcgctcggcctccttgaacAATGCCGCGCGGCATACAATCCAACAACGGCATCCGGCGCCTCCAACTGGGGTCATTGGACGCAGCGGCCCGTGTGCGTCGGCCCGAAAGCGAACAGGGGCCCGGCCTACTGCGCCTTCGTCAAGGAAGACTtccgcggcgaggcgggTCTCCTCGTGCTCACCAGCCCGGAGATCGCAGCCGGCGACAACAGCTTCGTCGAGGACTTTGATCCGCGGTGGACCGGAGACTCCGGACGACGACCCCGGCCCGCCGCGTCCGACGCGCCGCCTttcgaggtcaaggagatcCCGGGCAAGGGCCTGGGCGCCGTGGCCACCGCGGCGATCCGCGCGGGCGACATCGTGCTGAGGGAGCACCCGGCGCTCCTGCAGCTGGCcgagccggccgaggcgctcgaccGGACGCAGGCGATCTGGGTGCTGGAGGAGGGCTTCGTGCGGCTTCCGAGGCGGGACCAGCAGAGGATCTTCGACCTCTCGCGGAGCACGGGCGGACACGTGCTCGAGGACATTGTGCGGACCAACACGTTCGGTGCGACGTTCAACGACGTCGCGCACTTTGGGCTGTTCCCGAGAGTCGCG AGAATCAACCACGCGTGTAAGCCAAA CGCCATCACCCGATACTCTCCCCGGACGCTGGAGTTGGAAGTCGTGGCCTACAAAGACATCCAACCGGGTGAGGAAGTGAGCATCAGCT ACTCGATGCTGAACATGCTCTCCGACGACCGCAAACGGACGCTCCAGGAATGGGGCTTCAACTGCACCTGCGCCCTCTGCGgctcccccgccgccgacatcgccgcctcggACGCCCGGCGCGCGCGGCTGCAGCAGATCCTCGCGCGACTCACAGACGACACGGCGACGgggccgtcgttgtcggccgcggccatcgGGGAGCTGACGGCGGAgatggacggcgtcgtggagCGAGAGGGcctcgcggcgcaggcgggcGAGTTCTACGGCATGGTGGCGCGGGCGTACGcgcgggcgggcgaggccgggGCGGGCGCGAGGTACGCGCggatggcggtggagggGATGGAGCGGTTTGCGGGgtacgacgacgagaggacggcggcggcgagggggcTTTTGGGGGAGTTGGGGAAAGTTGGGGGCGCGTGA